A window of the Acidovorax sp. YS12 genome harbors these coding sequences:
- a CDS encoding IPTL-CTERM sorting domain-containing protein, giving the protein MKHLRTIAPPARLLSRIAAALLLAGAATQAAAVITINTVAGTGANAYSGDGGPATAAALSGPRGVAVDRSGRVYIADSDNNIIRRIKLDGTIETIAGVQNGPACVANYSGDGGPATSAHLGCATSVASDSLGNLYIADMKNHRIRKVDANTGTIATVAGTGAPGYGGDGGPATSAQLQDPFVIVIDSQDRVYISDQGNRRVRRIETDGTITTVAGDGGASETGNGGQATSAGLGGIWGIGLDAQDRLYVTNVGSVRRVEADGTINRVAGNGSGSYSGDGGPALSAGMVATGVMVDASGRMYISDSSQRIRRVGLDGTINTVAGTGVSGFSGDGGDASVATFNGIYGLTVGNKGLLYFPDYSNLRIRALTLDVPTEPLAASASAGNAQATVQWNPPSNNGGNAITGYVVTVVGDPSKRCTATPPATSCVVTGLTNGTPYTFAVRADNDNGAGAEAEAGPVTPSAPPVPSAPLNPAATAGNAQATVSWEEPVSGGPFTEYTVTAVEDPSKTCTVTGTPPLATSCTVPGLTNGSTYTFTVRATNANGTGMASAVSNAVTPAAPPVPSAPLNPAATAGNAQATVSWDAPASGGPFTEYTVTAVEDPSKTCTATPPATSCTVPGLTNGSTYTFTVRATNANGTGAASTVSNAVTPSAPPVPSAPLNPAATAGNGQATVSWSAPASGGPFTLYTVTAVEDPTKTCTATPPATRCVVSGLTNGRTYTFTVTASNASGTGTASAVSNAVTPQAPSSSVAPIPTLSEWALLALSTLLALAMAFTLRRQR; this is encoded by the coding sequence ATGAAACATTTACGCACAATCGCCCCTCCAGCGCGCCTTCTATCCCGCATCGCCGCTGCCCTGCTGCTCGCCGGCGCGGCCACGCAGGCCGCGGCTGTCATCACCATCAACACCGTCGCGGGCACGGGTGCCAATGCCTACAGCGGCGATGGCGGCCCCGCCACGGCCGCTGCGCTCAGTGGCCCACGTGGCGTGGCGGTAGACAGGAGCGGGCGGGTGTACATCGCCGACTCCGACAACAACATCATCCGCCGCATCAAGCTAGACGGCACCATCGAAACCATCGCCGGCGTGCAGAACGGCCCGGCCTGCGTAGCCAACTACAGCGGCGATGGCGGCCCCGCCACCAGCGCCCACCTGGGATGCGCCACCAGCGTGGCGTCCGATAGCCTGGGCAATCTCTACATTGCCGACATGAAGAACCACCGCATTCGCAAAGTCGATGCCAATACCGGCACCATCGCCACGGTAGCAGGCACCGGGGCGCCCGGTTACGGTGGTGATGGTGGCCCCGCCACCAGCGCGCAGTTACAGGATCCTTTTGTCATCGTCATCGACTCCCAGGATCGGGTGTACATCAGCGACCAGGGCAACCGGCGCGTGCGCCGTATCGAGACGGACGGCACCATCACCACCGTGGCAGGCGATGGCGGCGCGAGCGAAACCGGCAATGGCGGCCAAGCGACCAGCGCCGGGTTGGGCGGGATATGGGGTATCGGGCTGGATGCGCAAGATCGCCTGTACGTTACCAATGTCGGCAGCGTGCGGCGTGTCGAGGCCGATGGCACGATCAACCGCGTGGCTGGCAACGGCTCCGGCAGCTACAGCGGCGATGGCGGCCCCGCGCTGTCGGCAGGCATGGTGGCCACGGGGGTCATGGTGGATGCCAGCGGGCGCATGTATATCTCCGATTCTTCCCAGCGCATCCGGCGCGTGGGACTGGACGGCACCATCAACACGGTGGCCGGGACAGGTGTCTCTGGCTTCAGCGGTGATGGCGGCGATGCCTCGGTGGCGACATTCAACGGTATCTACGGCTTGACCGTAGGCAACAAGGGCCTGCTGTACTTTCCCGACTACAGCAACCTGCGCATCCGCGCGCTGACACTGGACGTGCCCACCGAACCCCTGGCCGCCAGCGCCAGCGCAGGCAACGCCCAGGCCACCGTGCAGTGGAATCCTCCCAGCAATAACGGCGGCAACGCCATTACCGGCTACGTGGTCACCGTCGTGGGCGACCCCAGCAAGCGCTGCACGGCCACCCCCCCGGCAACGAGCTGCGTCGTCACGGGCCTGACCAACGGCACCCCCTATACCTTCGCGGTGCGCGCCGACAACGACAACGGCGCGGGTGCCGAGGCCGAGGCCGGCCCCGTCACGCCCAGCGCGCCACCCGTGCCCTCGGCACCGCTGAACCCGGCGGCGACCGCCGGCAACGCGCAGGCCACCGTCTCCTGGGAAGAACCCGTCAGCGGAGGCCCCTTCACCGAGTACACCGTGACGGCGGTCGAAGACCCGAGCAAGACCTGCACGGTCACGGGCACGCCCCCTCTGGCCACAAGCTGTACCGTCCCCGGCCTCACCAACGGCAGCACCTATACCTTCACCGTGCGCGCCACCAACGCCAACGGCACAGGTATGGCTTCCGCTGTCTCCAACGCCGTGACGCCTGCTGCCCCGCCCGTGCCCTCGGCGCCGCTGAACCCGGCGGCAACGGCCGGCAACGCGCAGGCCACCGTCTCCTGGGACGCACCCGCCAGCGGCGGCCCCTTCACCGAGTACACCGTGACGGCGGTCGAAGACCCGAGCAAGACCTGCACGGCCACGCCCCCGGCAACGAGCTGCACCGTCCCCGGCCTCACCAACGGCAGCACCTATACCTTCACCGTGCGCGCCACCAACGCCAACGGCACGGGCGCTGCCTCTACCGTCTCCAACGCCGTCACGCCCAGCGCGCCGCCCGTGCCCTCGGCACCGCTGAACCCGGCGGCAACGGCCGGCAACGGCCAAGCCACTGTCTCCTGGAGCGCGCCTGCCAGCGGCGGCCCCTTCACCCTGTACACCGTGACGGCGGTCGAGGATCCCACCAAGACCTGCACGGCCACGCCCCCGGCAACGCGTTGCGTCGTCTCCGGCCTGACCAACGGCCGCACCTACACCTTCACCGTGACGGCCAGCAATGCCAGCGGCACGGGTACGGCTTCCGCCGTTTCCAACGCCGTGACGCCGCAAGCGCCCAGCAGCAGCGTGGCCCCCATCCCCACGCTCTCCGAATGGGCCCTGCTGGCACTGTCCACGCTGCTGGCGCTGGCCATGGCGTTCACCCTGCGGCGCCAGCGGTAA
- the minD gene encoding septum site-determining protein MinD, translated as MAKIVVVTSGKGGVGKTTTSAAFASGLALAGHKTAVIDFDVGLRNLDLIMGCERRVVYDFINVIQGEANLNQALIKDKQCENLFILAASQTRDKDALTLDGVGKVLADLAEMGFEYIVCDSPAGIESGALMAMHFADEALLVTNPEVSSVRDSDRILGMLSSKTKRAIEGAEPIKEHLLITRYNPSRVEDGQMLSLADIQDILRIPLIGVIPESESVLQASNQGLPAIHLDGTDVSEAYKDVVARFQGQERPLRFTEAVKPGFFKRIFGGR; from the coding sequence ATGGCCAAAATCGTCGTCGTGACCTCCGGCAAGGGGGGCGTGGGCAAGACCACCACCAGCGCCGCGTTCGCATCGGGCCTGGCCCTGGCCGGCCACAAGACCGCCGTGATCGACTTTGACGTCGGCCTGCGCAACCTCGACCTCATCATGGGCTGCGAGCGCCGCGTGGTGTACGACTTCATCAACGTCATCCAGGGCGAGGCCAACCTGAACCAGGCCCTCATCAAGGACAAGCAGTGCGAGAACCTGTTCATCCTCGCCGCCAGCCAGACGCGCGACAAGGACGCGCTGACGCTCGACGGCGTGGGCAAGGTGCTGGCCGACCTGGCCGAGATGGGCTTCGAGTACATCGTCTGCGACTCGCCCGCCGGCATCGAGAGCGGCGCGCTCATGGCCATGCACTTCGCCGACGAGGCGCTGCTGGTGACCAACCCCGAGGTGTCGAGCGTGCGCGACTCCGACCGCATCCTGGGCATGCTGTCGAGCAAGACGAAGCGCGCCATCGAGGGCGCCGAGCCGATCAAGGAGCACCTGCTCATCACGCGCTACAACCCCAGCCGCGTGGAAGACGGCCAGATGCTGAGCCTGGCCGACATCCAGGACATCCTGCGCATTCCGCTCATCGGCGTGATCCCCGAGTCCGAGAGCGTGCTGCAGGCGTCCAACCAAGGGCTGCCGGCCATCCATCTCGACGGTACCGACGTGTCCGAGGCCTACAAGGACGTGGTGGCGCGCTTCCAGGGCCAGGAGCGCCCGCTGCGCTTCACCGAGGCGGTGAAGCCCGGGTTTTTCAAGCGCATCTTTGGCGGGAGGTAA
- the minC gene encoding septum site-determining protein MinC, with protein MAVDTPGHHARTSFDLKSTHLPVVAVVLKSTDAAQLAADLAQRLGDDPGLFDNDPVLIDLAAVHDEPQPIDFAALVAELRRYHTRPVAVRGGSAAQMEAAHALGLIAAPEAQRGPAAEHGPREVVREVVREVEVVREVPMPAPGAVVVDKPLRSGQQVYARGTDLVVLAMVSFGAEVIADGNIHVYAPLRGRAIAGARGNTEARIFSTCLEPQLVSVAGIYRTTETALPDNVRGKSAQVRLDGEKLLIEPL; from the coding sequence ATGGCCGTTGACACGCCGGGCCACCACGCCCGCACCAGCTTTGACCTCAAAAGCACCCATCTGCCCGTGGTGGCCGTGGTGCTCAAGTCCACCGATGCGGCGCAGCTGGCGGCCGACCTGGCCCAGCGGCTGGGCGACGATCCCGGGCTTTTCGACAACGACCCGGTGCTGATCGACCTGGCGGCCGTGCACGACGAACCCCAGCCCATCGACTTCGCCGCCCTCGTGGCCGAGCTGCGGCGCTACCACACGCGCCCCGTGGCCGTGCGCGGCGGCAGCGCCGCGCAGATGGAGGCGGCCCATGCCCTGGGCCTGATCGCCGCCCCCGAGGCACAGCGCGGCCCGGCGGCCGAGCATGGCCCGCGCGAGGTGGTGCGTGAAGTGGTGCGCGAGGTCGAGGTGGTGCGCGAAGTGCCCATGCCCGCCCCCGGCGCGGTGGTGGTGGACAAGCCGCTGCGCTCGGGCCAGCAGGTGTACGCGCGCGGCACCGACCTGGTGGTGCTGGCCATGGTCAGCTTCGGCGCCGAGGTCATCGCCGACGGCAACATCCACGTCTACGCGCCGCTGCGCGGGCGCGCCATCGCCGGCGCGCGCGGCAACACCGAGGCGCGCATCTTCAGCACCTGCCTGGAGCCGCAGCTCGTGTCCGTCGCCGGCATCTACCGCACCACCGAGACGGCGCTGCCCGACAACGTGCGCGGCAAGAGCGCGCAGGTGCGCCTCGACGGCGAGAAGCTGCTCATCGAACCGCTTTGA
- the minE gene encoding cell division topological specificity factor MinE — MSLLSLFLGEKKKSAAVAKERLQIILAHERSGRNPGQPDYLPALQRELMAVISKYVKINAEDLKVHFERQDDLEVLEVKIELPDAGSK, encoded by the coding sequence ATGTCACTGCTGTCCCTGTTCCTGGGGGAAAAGAAGAAATCGGCCGCCGTGGCCAAGGAGCGGCTGCAGATCATCCTGGCGCACGAGCGCAGCGGCCGCAACCCCGGCCAGCCCGACTACCTGCCCGCGCTGCAGCGCGAGCTGATGGCCGTGATCTCCAAGTACGTGAAGATCAACGCCGAAGACCTGAAGGTGCACTTCGAGCGCCAGGATGACCTGGAAGTGCTGGAAGTGAAGATCGAGCTGCCGGACGCAGGCAGCAAGTAA